AAACCGTCACGCTGCGGGCCGAGGACGGCAGCCCGCGCACCGTCGCGCTGGCGGACCTGAAGCAGGAGGTCGAGCGCGGAGGCGCTACGGCCGCCGCGCAACCGGCCGTTGCTCCGATGGAGAGCGTGGATACGGCTGCGCAAGCCCTGGCTGGCGAGGCGAGGCCGAGCGAGCAGGCGCCCGGGCAGGACGCATCGAGGCCCGATCGCCGGCGGCGGCGCGGAAGGCGGCGCCGCCGCCCGTGAGCCGCTTCTACCTCACCACGGCGATCGACTACGCGAACGGTGATCCGCACCTTGGCCACGCCTACGAGAAGCTCGGCGCCGACGCGATCGCCCGGTACCGCCGCCTCCGCGGCGACGACGTCCACTTCCTCATCGGCATGGACGAGCACGGCCAGAAGGTCGCTCAGGCCGCGGCCGACGGTGGCGTCACGCCCCAGCAGCTCGTGGACCGCATCGCGGTGAAGTTCGAGGACACCTGGCGGAGCCTCGGGATCTCCAACGACCAGTTCATCCGCACCACCACACCCGCCCACCAGAACGGGGTCCGCTCCCTCATCGACCGGATCTTCGCCCGCAACCCGGACGACCTCTATGAGAAGGAATACGAGGGCTGGTATTGCGTGGGGTGCGAGCTGTTCAAGCGCGACGACGAGATCGAGAACGGAAAATGCGTCCTCCACCAGACGCGCACGCTCGAGTGGACCAAGGAACGCAACTGGTTCTTCCGGCTCACGAGATACCAGGGGTTCCTGAGGCGGCTGCTCGAAGGCCGGCCGCAGTTCCTCCAGCCCGAGAGCCGGCGCAACGAGATCCTCGCGCTCCTCGGCCGGGGATTGGAAGACGTCTCCATCAGCCGGGCACGCCTCTCGTGGGCGATCCCCTTCCCTCGGCCGCTCAGCAACGGCGAGCAGCAGGGCACCTGGGTCTGGTTCGACGCGCTGCCCAATTACCTCACCGCCACCGGCTTCCCGGAGGCCGGATACGAAGCCCGGTGGCCGGCGCAACTGCATGTGATCGGAAAGGACATCACGCGCCTCCACTGCGTCGTCTGGCCGGCCTACCTCGAGGCCGCCGGGCTCCCGCTTCCCGAGCGCGTGTGGGCGCACGGCTTCGCCTACTTCAAGGGGGAGCGCTTCAGCAAGTCGGCCGGCGTGACCCTCCACCTCGACGAGGCGATCGCCCGCTACGGAAGCGACGCCTTTCGCTACTTCCTGCTGCGCGAGATCCCCTTCGATGCCGACGGCAGCTTCACGTGGGAGCGCTTCGACAAGCGCTATACCGCGGACCTCGCCGACGCTTTCGGCAACCTGGCTTCACGGGTGCTGGCGATGCTCGACCGCTATCGCGGCGGAACGGTGCCCAACTCGGGCGCGGCCGGCCCACTCGACCACGCGGCGGCGGCGTGCGTCGCGCGCTATGTCGCCGCGATGGACG
The window above is part of the Gemmatimonadales bacterium genome. Proteins encoded here:
- the metG gene encoding methionine--tRNA ligase, producing MSRFYLTTAIDYANGDPHLGHAYEKLGADAIARYRRLRGDDVHFLIGMDEHGQKVAQAAADGGVTPQQLVDRIAVKFEDTWRSLGISNDQFIRTTTPAHQNGVRSLIDRIFARNPDDLYEKEYEGWYCVGCELFKRDDEIENGKCVLHQTRTLEWTKERNWFFRLTRYQGFLRRLLEGRPQFLQPESRRNEILALLGRGLEDVSISRARLSWAIPFPRPLSNGEQQGTWVWFDALPNYLTATGFPEAGYEARWPAQLHVIGKDITRLHCVVWPAYLEAAGLPLPERVWAHGFAYFKGERFSKSAGVTLHLDEAIARYGSDAFRYFLLREIPFDADGSFTWERFDKRYTADLADAFGNLASRVLAMLDRYRGGTVPNSGAAGPLDHAAAACVARYVAAMDGLLLHRGAQAAWDLVSEANGFVERQAPWALAKAGDGAALDATLAALARALVRIAVLASPFVPAAATALLDALGLATAPDSRPWSWTWIEQPPIASVQTRRIAPLFPKLERAAT